One window of Microbacterium sp. 1S1 genomic DNA carries:
- a CDS encoding class II 3-deoxy-7-phosphoheptulonate synthase, whose translation MLPHHIEALDAWRSLPIKQQPQWPDADRVADVSRQISSLPPLVFAGEVDNLRDRLARAASGQAFLLQGGDCAETFAGATAEQIRNRIKTVLQMAVVLTYGASMPVVKMGRMAGQFAKPRSSDTETRGEVTLPAYRGDIVNGYDFTEGSRQADPGRLLQGYHTAASTLNLIRAFTQGGFADLREVHSWNKGFAQNPANQRYERMAAEIDRAIKFMEAAGADFDELKRVEFFTGHEGLLMDYERPMTRIDSRTDTPYNTSAHFLWIGERTRELDGAHVDYFSKIRNPIGVKLGPTTTPETALALIDKLDPEREPGRLTFITRMGAGRIRDALPPLLEAVRESGAQPLWVTDPMHGNGITTPTGYKTRRFDDVVDEVRGFFEAHRAVGTFPGGIHVELTGDDVTECLGGSEQIDEAALATRYESLCDPRLNHMQSLELAFLVAEELEKR comes from the coding sequence ATGCTCCCGCACCACATCGAAGCCCTTGATGCCTGGCGCTCGCTCCCCATCAAGCAGCAGCCGCAGTGGCCTGACGCCGACCGCGTCGCCGACGTCTCCCGACAGATCTCGAGCCTCCCGCCGCTGGTCTTCGCCGGCGAGGTCGACAACCTTCGCGACCGTCTCGCCCGGGCAGCCTCGGGCCAGGCCTTCCTCCTGCAGGGCGGGGACTGCGCCGAGACCTTCGCCGGCGCGACCGCCGAGCAGATCCGCAACCGCATCAAGACGGTGCTGCAGATGGCCGTCGTGCTCACGTATGGCGCGTCCATGCCGGTCGTCAAGATGGGGCGCATGGCCGGCCAGTTCGCCAAGCCGCGCTCCAGCGACACCGAGACGCGCGGCGAGGTCACCCTCCCCGCGTACCGCGGCGACATCGTCAACGGCTACGACTTCACCGAGGGCTCGCGTCAGGCCGACCCCGGCCGTCTCCTGCAGGGGTACCACACTGCCGCATCGACGCTGAACCTCATCCGGGCGTTCACGCAGGGTGGTTTCGCCGACCTCCGCGAGGTGCACTCCTGGAACAAGGGCTTCGCGCAGAACCCGGCGAACCAGCGGTACGAGCGCATGGCTGCCGAGATCGATCGCGCGATCAAGTTCATGGAGGCCGCCGGCGCGGACTTCGACGAACTCAAGCGCGTCGAGTTCTTCACCGGTCACGAGGGTCTGCTCATGGACTACGAGCGCCCGATGACGCGCATCGACTCGCGCACGGACACCCCGTACAACACCTCGGCCCACTTCCTGTGGATCGGGGAGCGGACGCGTGAGCTCGACGGCGCGCACGTCGACTACTTCTCCAAGATCCGCAACCCGATCGGCGTGAAGCTCGGCCCCACCACGACGCCGGAGACCGCGCTCGCGCTGATCGACAAGCTGGACCCGGAGCGCGAACCCGGGCGCCTGACCTTCATCACGCGCATGGGGGCCGGCCGCATCCGCGATGCACTGCCGCCGCTGCTGGAGGCGGTCCGGGAGTCGGGGGCGCAGCCGCTGTGGGTCACCGACCCCATGCACGGCAACGGCATCACCACCCCGACCGGCTACAAGACGCGCCGTTTCGACGACGTGGTCGATGAGGTCCGCGGGTTCTTCGAGGCGCATCGCGCGGTGGGCACGTTCCCCGGCGGCATCCACGTCGAGCTCACCGGAGATGACGTCACCGAGTGCCTCGGTGGGTCGGAGCAGATCGACGAGGCGGCCCTCGCGACGCGGTATGAGAGCCTGTGCGACCCGCGCCTGAACCACATGCAGTCCCTGGAGCTGGCGTTCCTCGTGGCCGAGGAGCTCGAGAAGCGCTGA
- a CDS encoding lysophospholipid acyltransferase family protein: MFYWLMKYVVIGPVVKAVFRPWIVGRKNVPATGAAILASNHLSFADSIFLPLMIDRPMSFLAKSDYFTGRGLKGWSTRFFMKATGQLPIDRSGGKASEASLNTGLQVLGGGDLLGIYPEGTRSPDGKLYRGRTGIARMALEAKVPVIPVIMVDTDTAMPIGRRIPRVMRVGIVIGEPLDFSRYAGMENDRYILRSVTDEIMVALQRLGQQEYEDVYASTVKDRLPARVT; the protein is encoded by the coding sequence ATGTTCTACTGGCTGATGAAATACGTCGTGATCGGCCCCGTGGTCAAGGCCGTATTCCGTCCCTGGATCGTGGGGCGGAAGAACGTGCCCGCGACGGGGGCCGCGATCCTCGCCAGCAACCATCTGTCCTTCGCCGACTCGATCTTCCTGCCCCTCATGATCGACCGGCCGATGTCGTTCCTTGCGAAGAGCGACTACTTCACCGGTCGGGGTCTGAAGGGCTGGTCGACCCGCTTCTTCATGAAGGCGACGGGCCAGCTCCCCATCGACCGCTCCGGTGGCAAGGCCTCCGAGGCCTCGCTCAACACCGGACTGCAGGTGCTCGGCGGCGGCGACCTCCTCGGCATCTACCCTGAGGGCACACGCAGCCCCGACGGCAAGCTCTACCGAGGCCGCACCGGCATCGCGCGCATGGCGCTCGAGGCCAAGGTCCCCGTCATCCCGGTCATCATGGTGGACACCGACACGGCCATGCCCATCGGACGCCGAATTCCGCGTGTCATGCGGGTGGGGATCGTCATCGGCGAGCCCCTCGACTTCTCCCGCTACGCGGGCATGGAGAACGACCGCTACATCCTGCGGTCCGTCACCGACGAGATCATGGTGGCGCTCCAGCGCCTCGGCCAGCAGGAGTACGAGGACGTCTACGCGTCGACCGTCAAAGACCGCCTTCCGGCCCGCGTCACATAG
- a CDS encoding AMP-dependent synthetase/ligase — protein MVQFEVPAIVPADPDANVADLLAKRVEATPDRALFSVPQGDGWRDISAADFETAVIALAKGFAAAGIQPGEKVGFLARTTYEWSLVDFALFYAGAVMVPIYETSSPSQIQWILEDSGAIALIVESAEHFARVDEVRGDLPLLREVWQLHLGAIDTLTAQGASVSDEEIQRRRNLAVGSDIATLIYTSGSTGRPKGCVLTHSNFVELSRNSAKALDEVVQTPGSSTLLFITTAHVFARFISILNVHAGVRTGHQPDTRQLLPALGSFKPTFLLAVPRVFEKVYNSAEQKAEAGGKGKIFRAAADVAIEHSRLLEEGKKIPFGTKLKFALFNKLVYSKLREAMGGNVVYAVSGSAPLGARLGHFFHSLGVVILEGYGLTETTAPATVNLATKSKIGTVGPALPGVGVRLADDGEIEVRGINVFKEYWNNPEATAEAFSDGGWFHTGDIGSFDADGFLTITGRKKEIIVTAGGKNVAPAALEDPIRANPIVGQVVVVGDQRPFISALITLDPEMLPTWLANNGLDEKMTLAQASTNAQVRAEVQRAVDAANERVSRAESIRKFTILDSEWTESSGHLTPKLSIKRNIIMNDFADEIAAIYDEPVATTNVAIGG, from the coding sequence GTGGTCCAGTTTGAAGTCCCCGCGATCGTCCCCGCCGATCCCGACGCGAACGTCGCCGACCTGCTCGCCAAGCGCGTCGAGGCGACCCCCGACCGGGCGCTGTTCTCCGTCCCGCAGGGTGACGGATGGCGTGACATCTCCGCCGCCGACTTCGAGACCGCGGTCATCGCCCTGGCGAAGGGCTTCGCCGCCGCCGGTATCCAGCCCGGGGAGAAGGTGGGCTTCCTCGCCCGCACCACCTACGAATGGAGCCTCGTCGACTTCGCGCTCTTCTACGCCGGCGCCGTCATGGTGCCGATCTACGAGACCAGCTCCCCCTCGCAGATCCAGTGGATCCTCGAGGACTCCGGCGCCATCGCCCTCATCGTCGAGTCGGCCGAGCACTTCGCCCGCGTCGACGAAGTGCGCGGCGACCTCCCGCTCCTCCGCGAGGTCTGGCAGTTGCACCTCGGGGCTATTGACACGCTCACCGCGCAGGGTGCCTCGGTGTCCGACGAGGAGATTCAGCGTCGCCGGAACCTCGCCGTCGGCTCCGACATCGCGACCCTCATCTACACCTCGGGCTCGACCGGCCGACCGAAGGGCTGCGTGCTCACCCACAGCAACTTCGTCGAGCTGTCCCGCAACTCCGCGAAGGCCCTCGACGAGGTCGTGCAGACGCCCGGCTCCTCGACGCTGCTCTTCATCACCACGGCGCACGTGTTCGCCCGGTTCATCTCCATCCTCAACGTGCACGCCGGTGTCCGCACCGGTCACCAGCCCGACACCCGCCAGCTCCTCCCCGCCCTCGGATCGTTCAAGCCCACCTTCCTCCTCGCGGTCCCGCGCGTCTTCGAGAAGGTCTACAACTCCGCCGAGCAGAAGGCCGAGGCGGGCGGCAAGGGCAAGATCTTCCGCGCAGCCGCCGACGTCGCGATCGAGCACTCTCGCCTTCTCGAGGAGGGCAAGAAGATCCCGTTCGGCACGAAGCTCAAGTTCGCCCTGTTCAACAAGCTCGTATACTCCAAGCTCCGCGAGGCGATGGGCGGCAACGTGGTCTACGCCGTGTCCGGCTCCGCTCCCCTCGGCGCACGCCTCGGTCACTTCTTCCACAGCCTGGGCGTCGTGATCCTCGAGGGCTATGGACTCACCGAGACGACCGCACCGGCGACCGTGAACCTGGCCACGAAGTCGAAGATCGGCACCGTCGGACCCGCCCTTCCCGGCGTCGGGGTTCGCCTCGCCGACGACGGCGAGATCGAGGTGCGTGGCATCAACGTGTTCAAGGAATACTGGAACAACCCCGAGGCCACCGCCGAGGCCTTCAGCGACGGCGGCTGGTTCCACACCGGCGACATCGGCAGCTTCGACGCCGACGGCTTCCTCACGATCACCGGCCGCAAGAAGGAGATCATCGTCACGGCCGGCGGGAAGAACGTCGCCCCCGCCGCGCTCGAGGACCCGATCCGCGCGAACCCGATCGTGGGTCAGGTCGTCGTCGTCGGCGACCAGCGCCCCTTCATCTCGGCCCTCATCACCCTCGACCCGGAGATGCTGCCGACCTGGCTCGCCAACAACGGACTCGACGAGAAGATGACCCTGGCCCAGGCATCCACGAACGCGCAGGTCCGCGCCGAGGTGCAGCGCGCGGTCGACGCGGCCAACGAGCGGGTGTCGCGCGCCGAGTCGATCCGCAAGTTCACGATCCTCGACTCGGAGTGGACGGAGTCCTCCGGTCACCTCACCCCGAAGCTGTCGATCAAGCGGAACATCATCATGAACGACTTCGCCGACGAGATCGCCGCGATCTACGACGAGCCCGTGGCGACGACCAACGTCGCGATCGGGGGCTGA
- the def gene encoding peptide deformylase: protein MTVREIRIFGDPVLRTVCAPIERIDDGVRALVTDLLETVELPGRAGVAAPQIGVALRAFSYNVDGEIGYVLNPVLTEVRGEPQPTGEGCLSVPGLWHDALRHPWARVEGIDLDGRPVVLEGEGLLAQALQHETDHLDGKLFLSRLDPETRKVAMREVRESSWF from the coding sequence ATGACGGTTCGCGAGATCCGGATCTTCGGCGACCCGGTCCTGCGCACCGTGTGCGCTCCGATCGAACGGATCGACGACGGCGTGCGCGCTCTCGTCACCGATCTGCTGGAGACGGTCGAGCTGCCGGGGCGCGCCGGCGTGGCCGCCCCGCAGATTGGTGTCGCCCTTCGTGCCTTCAGTTACAACGTCGATGGCGAGATCGGCTACGTGCTCAACCCGGTACTGACCGAGGTGCGCGGCGAGCCGCAGCCGACGGGGGAGGGCTGCCTGTCCGTGCCGGGGCTGTGGCACGACGCCTTGCGCCACCCCTGGGCCCGCGTCGAGGGGATCGACCTCGACGGGCGGCCCGTCGTGCTCGAGGGCGAGGGCCTGCTCGCCCAGGCGCTGCAGCACGAGACCGACCACCTCGACGGCAAGCTCTTCCTCTCCCGGCTCGACCCGGAGACCAGGAAGGTCGCGATGCGCGAGGTCCGCGAGAGCTCTTGGTTCTAG